A stretch of Miscanthus floridulus cultivar M001 chromosome 13, ASM1932011v1, whole genome shotgun sequence DNA encodes these proteins:
- the LOC136501736 gene encoding uncharacterized protein isoform X1 has translation MKLVGIWATDVAGAIEEIFNLIQRNLSNDGSNVYFDGWRGFGAAAVLRSIAQALPSMKDPPPELCFGRIIYIDCSRWTSKRAMQKRIAEELRLDHKTMSMFDELDEEDDFNGVDHGSRDRVRSVALVIDRTLREGRFMMIFINGSGDEVLLGRLGIPESSDCMILWTFSTRCVTMGSYYTYTNKIVEKLRYTDVLVYCDSLAGDLSSSQFMALFSEEAANIVARHPCMQGVDLTTVVDCCLYGLHLHHSFHGTTGFVWPAHSSNYWICDGIMQQGEREREISNALHPEIIFECDASVLDAVFKKFNDDPKTPFLVVKDGDDDIYEEEDGDDDIYEERPNYYRWISISLKNKKVHEGMQNILERASSIFLALETKDRPYRLPNTLFKQCNKLGVLVLSGCAFSFVSPPFLHCNKLRFLGLDNCTHQNNNTGSEPEGRDCITKWAFLQSLWVLDLRYTDWGDILSEEKIGLMANITELNIEGARCWQYTGQLLEKRLPYLQRLRIIKPTHQEESTSLDINNSFVGNKQLEILDLSGNSDMKSLPTSLSEASKLQVLVLDGCDGLENVVLHNSLLRSFSFDGYGPASHWTSTGKLPPMSSRPNGPSAVDNMKDVRACKISLEGCTLLEDLFLRGLPNLEELDLSGCAIKVLDFGAMVVDVPRLKRLFLVGCENLRAIKWGSDEQLELIYIDTRPVNGRTLGCARLPSLGAQQKYFRLHAIFADARLARSLWTLISLSHYNACYFNINITSSATCMETIQPEATTDKEKVTGSIDDKRHYDIAARDIYCDIFTKVGNSPTPMQAFPQGPAGQLDRHIEIGDGSRSVQSEVEADPFGSNLASLMGGYTESLHVHDVSTCSNTMPRSNWYSLRWCRVERCPSLHAVFPPGSEDWNGTLETIWVSDLLMARCVWSKGDIHIVHCGQLRHVFVPGDADEKHRHTSVEFPKLTTIHLHDLPALRQICEAAEMLAPALETIRIRECWSLRRLPALKGRNEPGKRRPTVEIEKDVWDALEWDAGHHPSLYEAQVHSRSYKRRVLRSTVLR, from the exons ATGAAACTAGTG GGTATCTGGGCAACAGATGTGGCTGGCGCCATAGAGGAAATATTCAATCTTATTCAGAGGAACCTCAGCAATGACGGAAGCAACGTCTACTTCGATGGTTGGCGTGGCTTTGGGGCAGCCGCGGTTCTTAGGTCCATAGCACAAGCACTCCCATCAATGAAAGATCCTCCTCCAGAATTATGCTTTGGCAGAATCATTTATATTGATTGCTCCAGGTGGACAAGCAAGAGAGCGATGCAGAAAAGAATTGCAGAGGAGCTAAGACTTGACCATAAGACCATGTCCATGTTTGACGAGCTCGACGAAGAGGATGACTTCAATGGGGTGGACCACGGCTCTAGGGACCGGGTACGAAGTGTTGCATTAGTGATTGACCGAACCTTGAGGGAGGGTAGATTCATGATGATTTTTATCAATGGGAGTGGTGATGAGGTGCTTCTAGGTAGACTTGGTATTCCAGAAAGTAGTGATTGCATGATACTATGGACTTTCAGTACAAGGTGCGTGACAATGGGCTCCTACTATACCTATACCAATAAGATAGTAGAGAAGCTAAGATATACGGATGTTCTGGTTTATTGCGACAGTCTTGCTGGAGATTTATCAAGCTCACAGTTTATGGCACTGTTTAGTGAAGAGGCTGCTAACATAGTTGCTCGTCACCCATGTATGCAGGGTGTGGACTTGACAACGGTGGTAGATTGTTGTCTCTATGGGCTGCATCTACACCACAGTTTTCATGGCACCACTGGATTTGTTTGGCCAGCTCATTCTTCCAACTACTGGATATGTGATGGGATCATGCAACAAGGGGAAAGAGAACGGGAGATCAGCAATGCATTGCATCCAGAAATAATCTTCGAGTGTGATGCCTCTGTGCTTGATGCTGTGTTTAAAAAGTTCAACGATGACCCGAAGACTCCTTTTCTCGTAGTTAAGGATGGTGACGATGATATCTATGAGGAGGAGGATGGTGACGATGATATCTATGAGGAGAGGCCTAATTATTATCGTTGGATTTCTATCTCCTTGAAGAATAAGAAAGTACATGAGGGTATGCAAAATATACTTGAAAGGGCATCGTCAATCTTCCTAGCACTTGAAACAAAGGATAGACCATATAGATTGCCAAATACCTTGTTTAAACAGTGCAACAAACTTGGTGTGCTGGTTCTCTCCGGTTGTGCCTTCAGTTTTGTATCCCCTCCTTTCCTCCACTGCAATAAATTAAGATTTCTTGGGCTGGACAACTGCACACATCAGAATAATAATACAGGTAGTGAACCTGAAGGACGGGACTGTATCACCAAGTGGGCATTTCTGCAAAGCCTGTGGGTGCTTGACCTGCGTTACACAGACTGGGGTGATATCTTATCTGAGGAAAAGATAGGTCTTATGGCTAATATCACAGAACTAAATATAGAAGGAGCTAGGTGCTGGCAGTATACGGGTCAATTATTAGAGAAAAGGTTACCTTACCTTCAAAGACTTCGGATAATCAAACCTACACATCAGGAAGAGTCGACATCCTTGGACATCAACAACTCATTTGTGGGTAACAAACAGCTAGAAATACTTGATTTGTCTGGTAACAGTGACATGAAAAGCCTACCGACAAGCCTATCAGAGGCAAGCAAACTTCAAGTACTTGTTCTAGATGGTTGTGATGGGCTTGAGAATGTTGTGCTGCACAACTCCTTGCTAAGGTCATTCAGTTTTGATGGCTATGGACCAGCATCCCATTGGACATCAACCGGCAAGCTACCTCCAATGAGTTCTCGTCCAAATGGTCCATCTGCTGTAGATAATATGAAGGATGTCAGAGCCTGCAAGATATCTCTAGAAGGTTGCACATTGTTGGAGGATTTGTTCTTGCGTGGGCTTCCCAACCTGGAGGAGCTGGACCTTTCAGGATGTGCGATCAAGGTACTTGACTTTGGAGCTATGGTGGTGGATGTCCCAAGGCTCAAGAGACTCTTCCTAGTAGGCTGTGAGAACCTTCGTGCAATAAAATGGGGCTCAGATGAGCAATTGGAGTTGATCTACATAGACACAAGGCCTGTCAATGGGAGGACACTTGGATGTGCTCGGCTGCCATCCCTTGGTGCCCAGCAGAAATACTTCCGGCTGCACGCAATCTTTGCAGATGCTAGGCTTGCTCGGTCCCTATGGACTCTTATATCTTTATCACATTACAATGCCTGTTATTTCAACATCAACATCACCTCTTCAGCTACATGCATGGAGACTATTCAACCTGAAGCAACAACAGACAAGGAGAAGGTGACTGGATCCATTGATGACAAACGACACTATGACATAGCTGCTAGAGACATATATTGTGACATCTTTACCAAGGTTGGTAATAGCCCAACCCCGATGCAGGCCTTCCCGCAAGGCCCAGCGGGACAATTGGATCGCCATATCGAGATTGGTGACGGAAGTCGTAGCGTGCAGAGTGAGGTGGAGGCAGATCCTTTTGGTTCTAATTTGGCTTCATTGATGGGAGGGTATACCGAATCCCTGCATGTGCATGATGTCTCGACCTGCAGCAATACTATGCCTAGAAGTAATTGGTATTCCCTCAGGTGGTGCCGTGTCGAGAGGTGCCCCAGCTTGCACGCCGTCTTTCCTCCGGGCTCAGAGGATTGGAATGGTACGCTGGAGACCATCTGGGTATCGGATCTCCTGATGGCTCGTTGTGTATGGAGCAAAGGTGACATCCACATCGTCCACTGCGGCCAACTCAGACACGTCTTCGTACCGGGTGATGCTGACGAGAAGCACCGGCATACAAGCGTCGAGTTCCCGAAGCTGACCACCATCCACCTGCACGACCTACCAGCGCTCCGGCAGATATGCGAGGCCGCCGAGATGCTGGCGCCCGCGCTGGAGACCATCAGGATCAGGGAATGCTGGAGCCTGCGCCGGCTGCCGGCCTTGAAGGGCCGCAACGAGCCAGGAAAGAGGAGGCCGACCGTGGAGATCGAGAAGGACGTGTGGGACGCGCTGGAGTGGGACGCTGGCCACCACCCTTCCCTGTACGAGGCGCAGGTGCACTCGCGCTCCTACAAGAGGCGCGTGCTCAGGAGCACCGTGCTCAG GTGA
- the LOC136501736 gene encoding uncharacterized protein isoform X3: MKLVGIWATDVAGAIEEIFNLIQRNLSNDGSNVYFDGWRGFGAAAVLRSIAQALPSMKDPPPELCFGRIIYIDCSRWTSKRAMQKRIAEELRLDHKTMSMFDELDEEDDFNGVDHGSRDRVRSVALVIDRTLREGRFMMIFINGSGDEVLLGRLGIPESSDCMILWTFSTRCVTMGSYYTYTNKIVEKLRYTDVLVYCDSLAGDLSSSQFMALFSEEAANIVARHPCMQGVDLTTVVDCCLYGLHLHHSFHGTTGFVWPAHSSNYWICDGIMQQGEREREISNALHPEIIFECDASVLDAVFKKFNDDPKTPFLVVKDGDDDIYEEEDGDDDIYEERPNYYRWISISLKNKKVHEGMQNILERASSIFLALETKDRPYRLPNTLFKQCNKLGVLVLSGCAFSFVSPPFLHCNKLRFLGLDNCTHQNNNTGSEPEGRDCITKWAFLQSLWVLDLRYTDWGDILSEEKIGLMANITELNIEGARCWQYTGQLLEKRLPYLQRLRIIKPTHQEESTSLDINNSFVGNKQLEILDLSGNSDMKSLPTSLSEASKLQVLVLDGCDGLENVVLHNSLLRSFSFDGYGPASHWTSTGKLPPMSSRPNGPSAVDNMKDVRACKISLEGCTLLEDLFLRGLPNLEELDLSGCAIKVLDFGAMVVDVPRLKRLFLVGCENLRAIKWGSDEQLELIYIDTRPVNGRTLGCARLPSLGAQQKYFRLHAIFADARLARSLWTLISLSHYNACYFNINITSSATCMETIQPEATTDKEKVTGSIDDKRHYDIAARDIYCDIFTKVGNSPTPMQAFPQGPAGQLDRHIEIGDGSRSVQSEVEADPFGSNLASLMGGWCRVERCPSLHAVFPPGSEDWNGTLETIWVSDLLMARCVWSKGDIHIVHCGQLRHVFVPGDADEKHRHTSVEFPKLTTIHLHDLPALRQICEAAEMLAPALETIRIRECWSLRRLPALKGRNEPGKRRPTVEIEKDVWDALEWDAGHHPSLYEAQVHSRSYKRRVLRSTVLR, translated from the exons ATGAAACTAGTG GGTATCTGGGCAACAGATGTGGCTGGCGCCATAGAGGAAATATTCAATCTTATTCAGAGGAACCTCAGCAATGACGGAAGCAACGTCTACTTCGATGGTTGGCGTGGCTTTGGGGCAGCCGCGGTTCTTAGGTCCATAGCACAAGCACTCCCATCAATGAAAGATCCTCCTCCAGAATTATGCTTTGGCAGAATCATTTATATTGATTGCTCCAGGTGGACAAGCAAGAGAGCGATGCAGAAAAGAATTGCAGAGGAGCTAAGACTTGACCATAAGACCATGTCCATGTTTGACGAGCTCGACGAAGAGGATGACTTCAATGGGGTGGACCACGGCTCTAGGGACCGGGTACGAAGTGTTGCATTAGTGATTGACCGAACCTTGAGGGAGGGTAGATTCATGATGATTTTTATCAATGGGAGTGGTGATGAGGTGCTTCTAGGTAGACTTGGTATTCCAGAAAGTAGTGATTGCATGATACTATGGACTTTCAGTACAAGGTGCGTGACAATGGGCTCCTACTATACCTATACCAATAAGATAGTAGAGAAGCTAAGATATACGGATGTTCTGGTTTATTGCGACAGTCTTGCTGGAGATTTATCAAGCTCACAGTTTATGGCACTGTTTAGTGAAGAGGCTGCTAACATAGTTGCTCGTCACCCATGTATGCAGGGTGTGGACTTGACAACGGTGGTAGATTGTTGTCTCTATGGGCTGCATCTACACCACAGTTTTCATGGCACCACTGGATTTGTTTGGCCAGCTCATTCTTCCAACTACTGGATATGTGATGGGATCATGCAACAAGGGGAAAGAGAACGGGAGATCAGCAATGCATTGCATCCAGAAATAATCTTCGAGTGTGATGCCTCTGTGCTTGATGCTGTGTTTAAAAAGTTCAACGATGACCCGAAGACTCCTTTTCTCGTAGTTAAGGATGGTGACGATGATATCTATGAGGAGGAGGATGGTGACGATGATATCTATGAGGAGAGGCCTAATTATTATCGTTGGATTTCTATCTCCTTGAAGAATAAGAAAGTACATGAGGGTATGCAAAATATACTTGAAAGGGCATCGTCAATCTTCCTAGCACTTGAAACAAAGGATAGACCATATAGATTGCCAAATACCTTGTTTAAACAGTGCAACAAACTTGGTGTGCTGGTTCTCTCCGGTTGTGCCTTCAGTTTTGTATCCCCTCCTTTCCTCCACTGCAATAAATTAAGATTTCTTGGGCTGGACAACTGCACACATCAGAATAATAATACAGGTAGTGAACCTGAAGGACGGGACTGTATCACCAAGTGGGCATTTCTGCAAAGCCTGTGGGTGCTTGACCTGCGTTACACAGACTGGGGTGATATCTTATCTGAGGAAAAGATAGGTCTTATGGCTAATATCACAGAACTAAATATAGAAGGAGCTAGGTGCTGGCAGTATACGGGTCAATTATTAGAGAAAAGGTTACCTTACCTTCAAAGACTTCGGATAATCAAACCTACACATCAGGAAGAGTCGACATCCTTGGACATCAACAACTCATTTGTGGGTAACAAACAGCTAGAAATACTTGATTTGTCTGGTAACAGTGACATGAAAAGCCTACCGACAAGCCTATCAGAGGCAAGCAAACTTCAAGTACTTGTTCTAGATGGTTGTGATGGGCTTGAGAATGTTGTGCTGCACAACTCCTTGCTAAGGTCATTCAGTTTTGATGGCTATGGACCAGCATCCCATTGGACATCAACCGGCAAGCTACCTCCAATGAGTTCTCGTCCAAATGGTCCATCTGCTGTAGATAATATGAAGGATGTCAGAGCCTGCAAGATATCTCTAGAAGGTTGCACATTGTTGGAGGATTTGTTCTTGCGTGGGCTTCCCAACCTGGAGGAGCTGGACCTTTCAGGATGTGCGATCAAGGTACTTGACTTTGGAGCTATGGTGGTGGATGTCCCAAGGCTCAAGAGACTCTTCCTAGTAGGCTGTGAGAACCTTCGTGCAATAAAATGGGGCTCAGATGAGCAATTGGAGTTGATCTACATAGACACAAGGCCTGTCAATGGGAGGACACTTGGATGTGCTCGGCTGCCATCCCTTGGTGCCCAGCAGAAATACTTCCGGCTGCACGCAATCTTTGCAGATGCTAGGCTTGCTCGGTCCCTATGGACTCTTATATCTTTATCACATTACAATGCCTGTTATTTCAACATCAACATCACCTCTTCAGCTACATGCATGGAGACTATTCAACCTGAAGCAACAACAGACAAGGAGAAGGTGACTGGATCCATTGATGACAAACGACACTATGACATAGCTGCTAGAGACATATATTGTGACATCTTTACCAAGGTTGGTAATAGCCCAACCCCGATGCAGGCCTTCCCGCAAGGCCCAGCGGGACAATTGGATCGCCATATCGAGATTGGTGACGGAAGTCGTAGCGTGCAGAGTGAGGTGGAGGCAGATCCTTTTGGTTCTAATTTGGCTTCATTGATGGGAGG GTGGTGCCGTGTCGAGAGGTGCCCCAGCTTGCACGCCGTCTTTCCTCCGGGCTCAGAGGATTGGAATGGTACGCTGGAGACCATCTGGGTATCGGATCTCCTGATGGCTCGTTGTGTATGGAGCAAAGGTGACATCCACATCGTCCACTGCGGCCAACTCAGACACGTCTTCGTACCGGGTGATGCTGACGAGAAGCACCGGCATACAAGCGTCGAGTTCCCGAAGCTGACCACCATCCACCTGCACGACCTACCAGCGCTCCGGCAGATATGCGAGGCCGCCGAGATGCTGGCGCCCGCGCTGGAGACCATCAGGATCAGGGAATGCTGGAGCCTGCGCCGGCTGCCGGCCTTGAAGGGCCGCAACGAGCCAGGAAAGAGGAGGCCGACCGTGGAGATCGAGAAGGACGTGTGGGACGCGCTGGAGTGGGACGCTGGCCACCACCCTTCCCTGTACGAGGCGCAGGTGCACTCGCGCTCCTACAAGAGGCGCGTGCTCAGGAGCACCGTGCTCAG GTGA
- the LOC136501736 gene encoding uncharacterized protein isoform X2 has protein sequence MKLVGIWATDVAGAIEEIFNLIQRNLSNDGSNVYFDGWRGFGAAAVLRSIAQALPSMKDPPPELCFGRIIYIDCSRWTSKRAMQKRIAEELRLDHKTMSMFDELDEEDDFNGVDHGSRDRVRSVALVIDRTLREGRFMMIFINGSGDEVLLGRLGIPESSDCMILWTFSTRCVTMGSYYTYTNKIVEKLRYTDVLVYCDSLAGDLSSSQFMALFSEEAANIVARHPCMQGVDLTTVVDCCLYGLHLHHSFHGTTGFVWPAHSSNYWICDGIMQQGEREREISNALHPEIIFECDASVLDAVFKKFNDDPKTPFLVVKDGDDDIYEEEDGDDDIYEERPNYYRWISISLKNKKVHEGMQNILERASSIFLALETKDRPYRLPNTLFKQCNKLGVLVLSGCAFSFVSPPFLHCNKLRFLGLDNCTHQNNNTGSEPEGRDCITKWAFLQSLWVLDLRYTDWGDILSEEKIGLMANITELNIEGARCWQYTGQLLEKRLPYLQRLRIIKPTHQEESTSLDINNSFVGNKQLEILDLSGNSDMKSLPTSLSEASKLQVLVLDGCDGLENVVLHNSLLRSFSFDGYGPASHWTSTGKLPPMSSRPNGPSAVDNMKDVRACKISLEGCTLLEDLFLRGLPNLEELDLSGCAIKVLDFGAMVVDVPRLKRLFLVGCENLRAIKWGSDEQLELIYIDTRPVNGRTLGCARLPSLGAQQKYFRLHAIFADARLARSLWTLISLSHYNACYFNINITSSATCMETIQPEATTDKEKVTGSIDDKRHYDIAARDIYCDIFTKVGNSPTPMQAFPQGPAGQLDRHIEIGDGSRSVQSEVEADPFGSNLASLMGGYTESLHVHDVSTCSNTMPRSNWYSLRWCRVERCPSLHAVFPPGSEDWNGTLETIWVSDLLMARCVWSKGDIHIVHCGQLRHVFVPGDADEKHRHTSVEFPKLTTIHLHDLPALRQICEAAEMLAPALETIRIRECWSLRRLPALKGRNEPGKRRPTVEIEKDVWDALEWDAGHHPSLYEAQVHSRSYKRRVLRSTVLR, from the exons ATGAAACTAGTG GGTATCTGGGCAACAGATGTGGCTGGCGCCATAGAGGAAATATTCAATCTTATTCAGAGGAACCTCAGCAATGACGGAAGCAACGTCTACTTCGATGGTTGGCGTGGCTTTGGGGCAGCCGCGGTTCTTAGGTCCATAGCACAAGCACTCCCATCAATGAAAGATCCTCCTCCAGAATTATGCTTTGGCAGAATCATTTATATTGATTGCTCCAGGTGGACAAGCAAGAGAGCGATGCAGAAAAGAATTGCAGAGGAGCTAAGACTTGACCATAAGACCATGTCCATGTTTGACGAGCTCGACGAAGAGGATGACTTCAATGGGGTGGACCACGGCTCTAGGGACCGGGTACGAAGTGTTGCATTAGTGATTGACCGAACCTTGAGGGAGGGTAGATTCATGATGATTTTTATCAATGGGAGTGGTGATGAGGTGCTTCTAGGTAGACTTGGTATTCCAGAAAGTAGTGATTGCATGATACTATGGACTTTCAGTACAAGGTGCGTGACAATGGGCTCCTACTATACCTATACCAATAAGATAGTAGAGAAGCTAAGATATACGGATGTTCTGGTTTATTGCGACAGTCTTGCTGGAGATTTATCAAGCTCACAGTTTATGGCACTGTTTAGTGAAGAGGCTGCTAACATAGTTGCTCGTCACCCATGTATGCAGGGTGTGGACTTGACAACGGTGGTAGATTGTTGTCTCTATGGGCTGCATCTACACCACAGTTTTCATGGCACCACTGGATTTGTTTGGCCAGCTCATTCTTCCAACTACTGGATATGTGATGGGATCATGCAACAAGGGGAAAGAGAACGGGAGATCAGCAATGCATTGCATCCAGAAATAATCTTCGAGTGTGATGCCTCTGTGCTTGATGCTGTGTTTAAAAAGTTCAACGATGACCCGAAGACTCCTTTTCTCGTAGTTAAGGATGGTGACGATGATATCTATGAGGAGGAGGATGGTGACGATGATATCTATGAGGAGAGGCCTAATTATTATCGTTGGATTTCTATCTCCTTGAAGAATAAGAAAGTACATGAGGGTATGCAAAATATACTTGAAAGGGCATCGTCAATCTTCCTAGCACTTGAAACAAAGGATAGACCATATAGATTGCCAAATACCTTGTTTAAACAGTGCAACAAACTTGGTGTGCTGGTTCTCTCCGGTTGTGCCTTCAGTTTTGTATCCCCTCCTTTCCTCCACTGCAATAAATTAAGATTTCTTGGGCTGGACAACTGCACACATCAGAATAATAATACAGGTAGTGAACCTGAAGGACGGGACTGTATCACCAAGTGGGCATTTCTGCAAAGCCTGTGGGTGCTTGACCTGCGTTACACAGACTGGGGTGATATCTTATCTGAGGAAAAGATAGGTCTTATGGCTAATATCACAGAACTAAATATAGAAGGAGCTAGGTGCTGGCAGTATACGGGTCAATTATTAGAGAAAAGGTTACCTTACCTTCAAAGACTTCGGATAATCAAACCTACACATCAGGAAGAGTCGACATCCTTGGACATCAACAACTCATTTGTGGGTAACAAACAGCTAGAAATACTTGATTTGTCTGGTAACAGTGACATGAAAAGCCTACCGACAAGCCTATCAGAGGCAAGCAAACTTCAAGTACTTGTTCTAGATGGTTGTGATGGGCTTGAGAATGTTGTGCTGCACAACTCCTTGCTAAGGTCATTCAGTTTTGATGGCTATGGACCAGCATCCCATTGGACATCAACCGGCAAGCTACCTCCAATGAGTTCTCGTCCAAATGGTCCATCTGCTGTAGATAATATGAAGGATGTCAGAGCCTGCAAGATATCTCTAGAAGGTTGCACATTGTTGGAGGATTTGTTCTTGCGTGGGCTTCCCAACCTGGAGGAGCTGGACCTTTCAGGATGTGCGATCAAGGTACTTGACTTTGGAGCTATGGTGGTGGATGTCCCAAGGCTCAAGAGACTCTTCCTAGTAGGCTGTGAGAACCTTCGTGCAATAAAATGGGGCTCAGATGAGCAATTGGAGTTGATCTACATAGACACAAGGCCTGTCAATGGGAGGACACTTGGATGTGCTCGGCTGCCATCCCTTGGTGCCCAGCAGAAATACTTCCGGCTGCACGCAATCTTTGCAGATGCTAGGCTTGCTCGGTCCCTATGGACTCTTATATCTTTATCACATTACAATGCCTGTTATTTCAACATCAACATCACCTCTTCAGCTACATGCATGGAGACTATTCAACCTGAAGCAACAACAGACAAGGAGAAGGTGACTGGATCCATTGATGACAAACGACACTATGACATAGCTGCTAGAGACATATATTGTGACATCTTTACCAAGGTTGGTAATAGCCCAACCCCGATGCAGGCCTTCCCGCAAGGCCCAGCGGGACAATTGGATCGCCATATCGAGATTGGTGACGGAAGTCGTAGCGTGCAGAGTGAGGTGGAGGCAGATCCTTTTGGTTCTAATTTGGCTTCATTGATGGGAGGGTATACCGAATCCCTGCATGTGCATGATGTCTCGACCTGCAGCAATACTATGCCTAGAAGTAATTGGTATTCCCTCAGGTGGTGCCGTGTCGAGAGGTGCCCCAGCTTGCACGCCGTCTTTCCTCCGGGCTCAGAGGATTGGAATGGTACGCTGGAGACCATCTGGGTATCGGATCTCCTGATGGCTCGTTGTGTATGGAGCAAAGGTGACATCCACATCGTCCACTGCGGCCAACTCAGACACGTCTTCGTACCGGGTGATGCTGACGAGAAGCACCGGCATACAAGCGTCGAGTTCCCGAAGCTGACCACCATCCACCTGCACGACCTACCAGCGCTCCGGCAGATATGCGAGGCCGCCGAGATGCTGGCGCCCGCGCTGGAGACCATCAGGATCAGGGAATGCTGGAGCCTGCGCCGGCTGCCGGCCTTGAAGGGCCGCAACGAGCCAGGAAAGAGGAGGCCGACCGTGGAGATCGAGAAGGACGTGTGGGACGCGCTGGAGTGGGACGCTGGCCACCACCCTTCCCTGTACGAGGCGCAGGTGCACTCGCGCTCCTACAAGAGGCGCGTGCTCAGGAGCACCGTGCTCAGGTAA